In one Nicotiana tomentosiformis chromosome 6, ASM39032v3, whole genome shotgun sequence genomic region, the following are encoded:
- the LOC104090088 gene encoding probable sugar phosphate/phosphate translocator At4g32390 — MGKGGALSEGVVKKILLSYTYVAIWIFLSFTVIVYNKYILDRKLYNWPYPISLTIIHMGFCSSLAYLLVKVFKVVEPVTMTWDLYCKSVVPIGLLYAFSLWLSNSAYIYLSVSFIQMLKALMPVAVYSIGVMFKKENFKSDTMANMVSISIGVAIAAYGEAKFDTWGVMLQLGAVAFEATRLVMIQILLTSKGITFNPITSLYYVAPCCLVFLFIPWIFVEYPMLKDTSSFHLDWLIFGTNSCCAFALNLAVFLLVGKTSALTMNVAGVVKDWLLIAFSWSVIKDTVTPVNLVGYGLAFLGVAYYNHAKLQALKANEAQKKAAQDEEAGRLLEEKEGENGAKKNESQG; from the coding sequence ATGGGGAAAGGAGGAGCTTTGAGTGAAGGGGTTGTGAAAAAGATCTTGCTTTCATATACCTATGTTGCAATTTGGATCTTTCTCTCTTTCACTGTGATTGTGTACAACAAGTACATCCTGGATAGAAAGTTGTACAATTGGCCATACCCCATTTCACTAACAATAATTCACATGGGTTTTTGTTCTTCTTTGGCTTATCTTCTTGTAAAAGTGTTTAAGGTTGTTGAGCCTGTGACTATGACATGGGATCTTTATTGCAAATCTGTGGTACCCATTGgtcttttatatgcattttcaCTTTGGTTATCAAATTCTGCATATATATATTTATCTGTGTCTTTTATTCAAATGCTTAAAGCTTTGATGCCAGTGGCTGTTTATTCAATTGGGGTTATGTTTAAAAAAGAGAACTTTAAATCTGATACTATGGCTAATATGGTGTCTATTTCTATTGGTGTTGCTATTGCTGCTTATGGTGAAGCTAAGTTTGATACATGGGGTGTGATGTTGCAGCTTGGTGCTGTAGCTTTTGAGGCTACAAGATTGGTTATGATTCAGATTTTGCTTACTTCAAAGGGTATTACATTTAATCCGATTACATCGTTGTATTATGTTGCGCCGTGTTGTTTGGTTTTCTTGTTCATTCCATGGATCTTTGTGGAATACCCAATGTTAAAGGATACATCTAGTTTCCATTTGGATTGGTTGATCTTTGGTACGAATTCGTGCTGCGCGTTTGCTTTGAATCTTGCTGTGTTTTTGCTTGTGGGGAAGACATCTGCTTTGACAATGAATGTTGCTGGTGTGGTTAAGGATTGGTTGTTGATTGCCTTTTCTTGGTCTGTGATTAAGGATACTGTCACCCCTGTGAATTTGGTTGGATATGGATTGGCTTTCTTGGGCGTGGCGTATTACAACCATGCCAAATTGCAGGCTCTTAAGGCGAACGAAGCGCAGAAAAAGGCTGCACAGGACGAGGAGGCAGGAAGATTGTTGGAGGAAAAAGAAGGGGAGAATGGTGCTAAGAAGAATGAATCTCAGGGTTGA